A genomic stretch from bacterium includes:
- a CDS encoding WD40 repeat domain-containing protein, with protein sequence MRNKKFILIFFLSVFSVPVVSWADLETAYFFANGNGRAWAIEEGSDKRPDIGIDEDGQAWVICNGSIYRANPEVLGEVMVAETTGMNPLFFAKSPQGQLYLLWKGDCGLKITTFSKGKIRELAYLQKSIEGRWSVFFCVDSAGRIWISGNFPVIYCWEDGQWKEYKLKQEMFLLNEYERERWPELLSRIIKSTEVSPGKIIFWGTDLDGLLVFSEDKIEHFRQIFSLPRIRFKEIKVVTDGVFWAVEGFNRKPQLFEVDMKKKKGTLLIPPNHPLRNQEILQIFPQEQGEGFVLCKTENDGKVSLWRIVKEGIKCEIESIGQTFVSCGGDPSSLLISKKGHLWLSAFHLGIWLKLKDADEWEHLDYSFGFPLPAVSNVKEDKDGNIWVSGYRSNGLVCLSSPVKAVKKWLNCAHSQNWKMVGRLREYVFDSDDCLWTILSRNPFILGRFAWSGWMALTPSKQPKYHNHILCRDNKGAVWLVDLRGREGGRGPIVFENKKDAYFSNMELACESLAKKGEIRNVYEDRYSSYGDIRNAICRIKNEKACFCSPALLHYFDGKGWKHWQIQDIDAISRGEFDRASNQPFFDAKSNLCVNISQRTWLWNGKRWNAVGFLEGTYEKTKRLNALRKEREEGLQEKLNRSGELGKITRVVEANDGTFWALTQFSLYKVVGDLWVEIDKGRHPLMGDQIDSIRIDKEGNLFVKAELNAYCRLADKQFPPETLIEEMLVVIKKIPFSISFSGKDDKTPAEKLRFSWSMDEGKWSSPSYDKTISFEHLANGEHVLKVKALDEELNYDSTPAVVRFTVKVDAKNLLAENLEMLKSSDYKEREKAVRNLVHIGREALSELKKLREESKDDDLHWWIDVVMQQIEQSVTSK encoded by the coding sequence GGTAGTGATAAAAGACCGGACATTGGTATAGATGAGGATGGTCAAGCTTGGGTAATCTGTAATGGCAGTATTTATCGTGCTAATCCGGAAGTGTTGGGTGAGGTTATGGTTGCCGAAACAACAGGGATGAACCCTCTGTTCTTCGCCAAATCCCCTCAGGGTCAACTCTATCTACTCTGGAAAGGCGATTGCGGACTAAAGATAACTACTTTCTCAAAAGGCAAAATAAGAGAACTTGCTTATCTTCAAAAAAGTATTGAGGGACGGTGGAGTGTTTTTTTCTGCGTGGATAGCGCGGGACGCATCTGGATAAGCGGTAATTTCCCGGTAATCTATTGCTGGGAAGATGGACAATGGAAAGAATATAAATTAAAACAGGAGATGTTTCTTCTTAATGAATACGAAAGGGAAAGATGGCCTGAGCTCCTCTCACGGATCATTAAGAGTACGGAAGTATCGCCGGGCAAGATAATCTTTTGGGGGACTGATCTGGATGGCTTGCTTGTTTTTTCTGAAGACAAGATTGAACATTTTCGCCAGATCTTTTCTCTACCGCGAATTAGATTCAAGGAAATAAAAGTCGTTACTGATGGAGTCTTCTGGGCGGTGGAGGGTTTCAATCGGAAACCACAACTTTTTGAGGTAGATATGAAAAAGAAGAAAGGGACACTTCTTATTCCTCCTAATCACCCTTTGAGAAATCAGGAGATTTTGCAGATTTTTCCGCAGGAACAAGGAGAAGGTTTTGTTCTTTGTAAAACAGAGAATGACGGCAAGGTTTCCCTATGGCGGATAGTTAAGGAGGGAATAAAGTGCGAAATTGAAAGCATTGGACAAACATTTGTTTCTTGCGGAGGGGATCCTTCTTCGCTACTAATAAGTAAAAAAGGTCACCTTTGGCTCTCTGCCTTCCATCTGGGTATCTGGCTAAAGTTAAAGGATGCGGATGAGTGGGAACATCTGGATTATTCTTTTGGCTTTCCGCTACCTGCGGTGAGCAATGTAAAAGAAGACAAGGATGGAAATATCTGGGTTTCTGGTTATCGTAGTAATGGGTTGGTCTGTTTGAGCTCCCCTGTAAAGGCGGTTAAAAAATGGTTAAACTGTGCTCACTCTCAAAATTGGAAAATGGTAGGGAGACTTAGAGAATATGTTTTTGATAGCGATGACTGTCTCTGGACAATATTGAGCAGAAATCCGTTTATCCTCGGTCGGTTTGCCTGGAGTGGATGGATGGCTCTTACTCCTTCAAAACAGCCGAAGTATCATAACCACATCTTATGCAGGGATAATAAAGGGGCTGTATGGCTAGTCGATCTTCGTGGACGGGAGGGAGGACGAGGACCTATCGTGTTTGAAAATAAAAAAGATGCCTACTTTTCTAACATGGAATTGGCCTGTGAATCTCTGGCAAAGAAGGGTGAGATACGTAATGTTTATGAGGATCGGTATAGTTCTTATGGCGATATCCGCAATGCTATTTGTAGAATAAAGAATGAAAAGGCTTGTTTTTGTAGCCCTGCTTTGTTGCATTATTTTGATGGCAAGGGTTGGAAACATTGGCAAATTCAAGATATAGATGCTATTTCCAGAGGGGAATTTGATAGAGCCTCCAACCAGCCCTTTTTTGATGCAAAAAGCAATCTTTGTGTGAATATAAGTCAAAGAACATGGTTATGGAATGGCAAGCGGTGGAATGCAGTCGGTTTTCTTGAAGGGACTTATGAGAAAACGAAACGATTGAATGCATTGAGAAAGGAGCGAGAAGAGGGTCTACAAGAGAAGTTAAATCGTTCAGGTGAACTTGGAAAAATAACGCGAGTAGTTGAGGCAAACGACGGAACATTCTGGGCGCTGACACAATTTTCTCTTTACAAAGTTGTGGGAGATTTATGGGTTGAGATAGATAAGGGCAGGCATCCATTAATGGGAGACCAAATAGATTCTATTCGTATAGACAAAGAAGGCAACCTTTTTGTTAAGGCCGAACTGAACGCGTATTGCAGATTAGCAGACAAACAGTTTCCTCCTGAGACATTAATAGAGGAGATGTTAGTGGTTATAAAGAAGATTCCTTTCTCCATATCTTTCTCAGGTAAGGACGATAAAACTCCAGCAGAGAAACTCAGATTTTCGTGGTCCATGGATGAAGGAAAGTGGTCATCTCCGTCCTATGATAAAACTATATCTTTTGAGCATCTTGCGAATGGGGAACATGTTTTGAAAGTAAAAGCATTAGACGAAGAACTTAATTACGATTCTACGCCTGCAGTCGTTCGATTTACTGTGAAGGTTGATGCTAAAAATTTACTTGCTGAAAATTTGGAAATGTTAAAATCTTCTGATTACAAGGAGCGTGAGAAAGCAGTAAGGAATCTTGTTCATATTGGAAGAGAAGCCTTGTCGGAA